The Lycium barbarum isolate Lr01 chromosome 11, ASM1917538v2, whole genome shotgun sequence genome contains the following window.
CAAAGTTCTGATTACACTCGATATTTTACACTTGTTCTTTAAGGTTGGATTTCAGGTCTACCAGACATGTCGGACTCCTATTCTGTTGATTTTCAAGTTGAGTCAAGCCATCACGAACACAATGACGAGGGCATACCTAACAACAACGTACCCCCAGTTAATCCTGACCAAGTCGGATCATCGGTGGGTAACGTGCCGGCCGGCGGGGATAACAGAGCCATGCTGCAACAACTCCAAAACCAGTTGGACATGGCTATGGACTAACTACATGCCCAGTAAGAGATCATAGCACAATTGCAAAATCGAAATCAAGCACCCGATGTTGCTCCATCGGAACAGACCGAGGAAACGGAAGAATGGCATGCTACTCGGAATAACGAGAACCATCTCAGGCAGAGTGTCGAGCTGGTAAGGATGCTCGAAGAATTGACGAAACGAGTTGAATCCGGCAAAAAGAAGATAGAGGTGAACGATAAGAAGGTGGAGAACTACAACTCGAGAGTCGACCAGATTCCTAGGGCACCTCCGGTGTTGAAGGGACCGGATTCGAAAAAATTCGTCCAAATGCCTTTTCCGCCAAGTGCTGCGCCGATGAAAATCCCGAAGAGATTTCGCATGCCCAATATCCCGAAATATAACGAGACAACAGACCCAAACGAACATGTGACCGCTTAGACGTGTGCTATTAAAGGCAAGAATCTCGCCGACTATGAAAGGGAATCAGTATTGCTTAAGAAGTTCGGGGAAACCCTGTCCAAGGGAGCAATGATATGGTATCACAacttgcccgagcattcgattgaTTCATTTTCCATGCTCGCGGACGCTTTTGTCAAAGCTCACGCCGGAGCCATCAAGGTCGAAACCCGGAAATCGGACTTGTTCAACGTTAAGCAGCGAGATGACGAAACCCTCCGTGAGTTTGTGGCATGGTTTCAAATGGAACGCATGGACTTACCTCCGGTCACTGATGATTGGGCCATTCAGGCTGTCACTCAAGGGCTCAACTCAAGAAGCTTGATCACATCTATAAAGCTAAAGCAAAATCTGATAGAGTACCCGGTAATCGCCTGGGCAGATGTACACAACAGGTATCAATCAAAGATCAGGATCGAAGATGATAAGATTCTGAGAGCCGCCTCAGTATCATGGCATTCCGGTAAAGGGAATGATTAATCGAAGAGAATAACAGATCGAGATTCAAGACCATCATATGACAGGTATCAACCTTACCCACCTAATCGAAGGTGGAATGGCGCAACAACGAATCGAGCAAGAACGATATGAGGAATGATCGAGGCCCAAGTAATAGTAGACTGATGAACAGAAATGCTGTCGATAGAACCTTGGGAAATAGAGAAATTCCAAGGTTATCCGAGTATAATTTCTGCGTCGATATAGTGACCATAGCAGCGACCGTTATCCGTAACAGAGAAACGAGGCACCCAAGGCCAATCCAATATGATCCAGAGAAGCGGGATAAAAGCCTTTTTTGCAAATACCATCACACTCACGGCCATCGAACCGAAGATTGTTGGCAGCTGAGAGAGAAGGTTGCCCGTCTGTTTAA
Protein-coding sequences here:
- the LOC132620050 gene encoding uncharacterized protein LOC132620050, with protein sequence MIWYHNLPEHSIDSFSMLADAFVKAHAGAIKVETRKSDLFNVKQRDDETLREFVAWFQMERMDLPPVTDDWAIQAVTQGLNSRSLITSIKLKQNLIEYPVIAWADVHNRYQSKIRIEDDKILRAASVSWHSGKGND